One genomic segment of Microbacterium sp. ProA8 includes these proteins:
- a CDS encoding acetylxylan esterase, producing MAHFDLPEPQLRAYRPEVSEPSGFDDFWRETLATSRAAGRGIRRSPAPSPLDLVTVEDVVFPGFGGEPVRAWLVLPAHARRPLPAVAEFVGYGRGRGLAHERLHWPAAGFAQLIVDTRGQGATWGTGGQTPDPHGAGPATAGFLTRGIADPREYYYRRVFTDAVRAVDALREMAEIDPERIAVTGNSQGGAIAIAAAGLSDGLAGALPSAPILCDLPRVVGLTDAEPHAELTRYLSVHRESAARVFHTLSHFDGVAFARRATAPALFGAGLMDTIAPPSGVFAAANHWAAGAEVVAYPWNGHEGGEGAHWVRQAEWLRERVGWPDRMPVAAEATS from the coding sequence ATGGCGCACTTCGACTTGCCCGAACCGCAGTTGCGGGCCTACCGCCCGGAGGTCTCCGAGCCCTCCGGATTCGACGATTTCTGGCGCGAGACGCTCGCGACGTCGCGAGCCGCCGGACGCGGCATCCGTCGCTCTCCGGCCCCGTCGCCGCTCGATCTCGTCACCGTCGAGGATGTCGTCTTCCCGGGATTCGGAGGGGAGCCTGTGCGCGCGTGGCTGGTCCTTCCCGCACACGCCCGGAGGCCGCTCCCCGCGGTCGCGGAGTTCGTCGGCTACGGCCGGGGTCGTGGGCTCGCCCACGAGCGGCTGCACTGGCCGGCGGCGGGTTTCGCGCAGCTCATCGTCGACACGCGAGGCCAGGGTGCGACCTGGGGGACCGGCGGGCAGACGCCCGATCCGCACGGGGCCGGGCCCGCGACGGCGGGATTCCTCACGCGCGGCATCGCCGACCCGCGCGAGTACTACTACCGGCGCGTGTTCACGGACGCGGTGCGCGCCGTCGACGCCCTGCGCGAGATGGCAGAGATCGACCCCGAGCGCATCGCGGTCACCGGCAACAGCCAGGGCGGAGCGATCGCGATCGCGGCCGCGGGCCTGTCCGACGGACTCGCCGGCGCGCTCCCCTCGGCGCCGATCCTGTGCGACCTTCCCCGCGTGGTCGGGCTCACCGACGCCGAGCCGCACGCCGAGCTCACGCGGTACCTCTCGGTGCACCGCGAATCGGCCGCTCGGGTGTTCCACACGCTGTCGCACTTCGACGGCGTGGCCTTCGCTCGGCGTGCGACTGCTCCCGCGCTCTTCGGCGCCGGCCTGATGGACACCATCGCGCCGCCCTCCGGCGTCTTCGCGGCCGCGAATCACTGGGCGGCCGGCGCCGAGGTCGTCGCGTATCCGTGGAACGGCCACGAGGGCGGCGAGGGCGCGCACTGGGTGCGCCAAGCGGAATGGCTGCGAGAGCGCGTCGGATGGCCCGACCGGATGCCGGTGGCTGCGGAGGCGACGTCATGA
- a CDS encoding ABC transporter permease subunit: MREEAEDERQNAGRGGRSRPPKQRTTWRRALRKDWRLYSLLVLPILFLLIFRYVPMAGNIIAFRRFRPGGSMFGDEWVGLRYVELFINDPTFWRAFWNTAILGGLTLAIVFPLPIVLALMFNELRSHRFKRVAQSISYLPHFMSIVIVAGMVLQLTALRGSINQGIEFFGGEAIPFMQLPEWFRTIYVSSEIWQTVGWGTILYLAALTTIDPQLYEAARIDGASRWRQIWHVTLPGIRSTMIVLLILNIGTFMAVGFEKVLLLYNPLLYPTADVISTYLYRVGIISSNFSYATAIGLFEALIGLTLILTANAISRRTVGTSLW; the protein is encoded by the coding sequence CTGCGCGAAGAGGCCGAGGACGAGCGGCAGAACGCCGGTCGCGGCGGGCGCTCCCGCCCGCCCAAGCAGCGAACGACATGGCGGAGAGCCCTCAGGAAGGACTGGCGGCTCTACTCGCTGCTGGTGCTGCCGATCCTCTTCCTGCTGATCTTCCGGTACGTGCCCATGGCGGGCAACATCATCGCCTTCCGCCGGTTCCGTCCGGGCGGCAGCATGTTCGGCGACGAGTGGGTGGGGCTCCGCTATGTCGAGCTCTTCATCAACGACCCGACCTTCTGGCGGGCGTTCTGGAACACCGCGATCCTCGGCGGTCTCACCCTCGCGATCGTGTTCCCGCTGCCGATCGTCCTCGCGCTCATGTTCAACGAGCTGCGGTCGCACCGCTTCAAGCGGGTCGCGCAGTCGATCTCCTACCTCCCGCACTTCATGTCGATCGTCATCGTCGCGGGCATGGTGCTCCAGCTCACGGCCCTGCGGGGATCCATCAACCAGGGGATCGAGTTCTTCGGCGGTGAGGCGATCCCGTTCATGCAGCTGCCGGAATGGTTCCGCACGATCTACGTCAGCTCCGAGATCTGGCAGACGGTGGGCTGGGGCACCATCCTCTATCTCGCGGCGCTCACGACCATCGACCCGCAGCTCTACGAAGCCGCCCGCATCGACGGCGCGAGCCGCTGGCGGCAGATCTGGCATGTGACCCTGCCCGGCATCCGGTCCACCATGATCGTGCTGCTCATCCTCAACATCGGCACGTTCATGGCCGTCGGGTTCGAGAAGGTGCTGCTGCTGTACAACCCCCTGCTGTACCCGACCGCCGACGTCATATCCACGTACCTCTATCGGGTGGGCATCATCTCCAGCAACTTCTCCTACGCCACGGCGATCGGGCTCTTCGAGGCGCTGATCGGCCTGACCCTGATCCTGACCGCGAACGCGATCTCGCGTCGAACCGTGGGGACGAGCCTGTGGTGA
- a CDS encoding carbohydrate ABC transporter permease, whose translation MFRPSTHGGIKDSRSYTVFRVVNGVLIVAICFITLYPFLNVVAQAFSSEAYINSGQVNLIPMGFNVTTFGYVMSDPLFWRNYGNTVVYTVVATAIAMVLTTSFAYALSKKHLKGRAVFIGIAVFTMFFNGGLIPNYILINTLGFKNTIWAIVLPNAISIFNLLVMKAFFEGFPEDLEEAAAIDGLTTYGILLRIVLPLSKAVIATMVLFYAVSFWNSWFSAFLYMDRSDLYPVTVYLRNLLAAATGGESLGAGMGSGESAQVASNVKAVTMLLTVLPIVCLYPFIQKYFVSGVMLGSVKQ comes from the coding sequence ATCTTCCGGCCGTCGACCCACGGCGGCATCAAGGACTCCCGCAGCTACACGGTGTTCCGGGTGGTCAACGGCGTCCTCATCGTGGCGATCTGCTTCATCACGCTGTACCCGTTCCTCAATGTCGTCGCGCAGGCGTTCAGCTCCGAGGCGTACATCAATTCGGGCCAGGTGAACCTGATCCCGATGGGGTTCAACGTCACGACGTTCGGCTACGTGATGAGCGACCCCCTCTTCTGGCGCAACTACGGCAACACCGTGGTCTACACGGTCGTCGCGACGGCGATCGCGATGGTGCTCACGACGTCGTTCGCGTACGCGCTGTCGAAGAAGCACCTGAAGGGGCGCGCCGTCTTCATCGGGATCGCCGTCTTCACCATGTTCTTCAACGGCGGGCTCATCCCCAACTACATCCTGATCAACACCCTGGGGTTCAAGAACACGATCTGGGCGATCGTCCTCCCCAACGCGATCAGCATCTTCAACCTGCTGGTGATGAAGGCGTTCTTCGAGGGCTTTCCCGAGGACCTCGAAGAGGCAGCCGCGATCGACGGGCTCACGACCTACGGCATCCTGCTGCGGATCGTGCTGCCGCTCAGCAAGGCGGTGATCGCGACGATGGTGCTCTTCTACGCCGTCTCGTTCTGGAACTCGTGGTTCTCGGCGTTCCTCTACATGGATCGATCCGACCTGTATCCGGTCACGGTGTATCTGCGCAATCTGCTCGCTGCGGCAACCGGCGGTGAGTCCCTGGGCGCGGGGATGGGCTCGGGCGAGTCGGCGCAGGTCGCCTCGAACGTCAAAGCCGTGACGATGCTCCTCACCGTGCTGCCCATCGTCTGCCTCTACCCGTTCATCCAGAAGTACTTCGTCTCCGGGGTCATGCTCGGCTCCGTCAAGCAGTGA
- a CDS encoding extracellular solute-binding protein, protein MTQHIRPKGRARRGATLAGALLTAAALALSGCSAPDDGGAAEGADFDFAGKDVGAMEDYGVGDTFTATEPVEFGLFYRDHPNYPIDENWLIFEELAANQNVTFDVVSAPLSEWDQRKSLVIGAGDAPDIISVTYPGQEVSFVAGGAILPASDFVQYMPNFMDKVEKWDMEDDLGQLRQEDGKYYLFPGFREEPRPEYSFAVRTDIWEELGLSLEPASFDEFADQLRTVKEAYPDLYPMTDRWSANGPIEGTLGFVAPNFGTTAGWGYGQGVWWNGDEFEYTGASDGYRDLVEYYASLVEEGLLDPEAITQDDDQALQKFASGQAMAMGTNDQEIVRYRSTIEELGTDAEIGMIRVPAGPAGDNFQYGQRLVSGFMLSSEVAESENFLALLQFLDWLYYSDEGLEFAKWGVEGVTYDKEGDDTWVLNENITAMGLNPGAPENLQADYGFSNGVFTLVHGSTLALDRSMLRPEALEFVESMSTKTVLELPPPAPLDEIEREQVSLYQSALKDHVWQNTSSFILGQRSMDEWDDYVAELEGMNMTAYLDIVNAAQKRYAENN, encoded by the coding sequence ATGACACAGCACATACGACCGAAGGGACGCGCGCGACGCGGCGCGACGCTCGCCGGTGCACTGCTCACCGCCGCCGCGCTGGCGCTGAGCGGCTGCAGCGCGCCGGACGACGGCGGAGCCGCCGAAGGCGCAGATTTCGACTTCGCGGGCAAGGATGTCGGAGCCATGGAGGACTACGGCGTCGGCGACACCTTCACGGCGACCGAGCCCGTCGAGTTCGGACTGTTCTACCGGGACCACCCCAATTACCCGATCGATGAGAACTGGCTCATCTTCGAGGAACTGGCGGCGAACCAGAACGTCACGTTCGACGTCGTCAGCGCGCCGCTGTCGGAATGGGACCAGCGCAAGTCACTCGTCATCGGCGCCGGAGACGCTCCCGACATCATCTCCGTGACGTATCCCGGCCAGGAGGTCTCGTTCGTCGCAGGCGGCGCCATCCTCCCCGCGAGCGACTTCGTCCAGTACATGCCGAACTTCATGGACAAAGTGGAGAAGTGGGACATGGAGGACGACCTCGGCCAGCTCCGCCAGGAGGACGGCAAGTACTACCTGTTCCCCGGCTTCCGTGAAGAGCCGCGCCCCGAGTACTCCTTCGCGGTGCGCACCGACATCTGGGAGGAGCTGGGCCTCAGCCTCGAGCCGGCGAGCTTCGACGAGTTCGCAGATCAGCTCCGCACCGTCAAGGAGGCCTACCCCGACCTGTACCCGATGACCGACCGGTGGTCGGCCAACGGGCCGATCGAGGGCACGCTCGGCTTCGTGGCCCCGAACTTCGGCACGACCGCCGGGTGGGGCTACGGTCAGGGCGTGTGGTGGAACGGCGACGAGTTCGAGTACACCGGCGCGTCGGACGGCTACCGCGACCTGGTCGAGTACTACGCCTCGCTCGTCGAGGAGGGTCTCCTCGACCCCGAGGCCATCACGCAGGACGACGACCAGGCGCTGCAGAAGTTCGCGTCGGGTCAGGCCATGGCGATGGGCACCAACGACCAGGAGATCGTGCGCTACCGCTCGACGATCGAGGAGCTCGGAACGGATGCCGAAATCGGCATGATCCGAGTGCCGGCGGGTCCTGCCGGTGACAACTTCCAGTACGGTCAGCGTCTCGTGAGCGGATTCATGCTCTCGTCGGAGGTCGCCGAGTCCGAGAACTTCCTCGCTCTCCTGCAGTTCCTCGACTGGCTCTACTACTCCGACGAGGGTCTCGAGTTCGCCAAGTGGGGCGTCGAGGGCGTCACCTACGACAAGGAGGGTGACGACACCTGGGTTCTCAACGAGAACATCACGGCGATGGGGCTGAACCCCGGCGCACCCGAGAACCTGCAGGCGGACTACGGCTTCTCCAACGGCGTGTTCACGCTCGTCCACGGGTCGACCCTCGCTCTCGACCGCTCGATGCTCCGTCCCGAGGCGCTCGAGTTCGTCGAGTCGATGTCGACCAAGACGGTCCTCGAGCTGCCGCCGCCCGCACCGCTGGATGAGATCGAGCGCGAGCAGGTGTCGCTGTACCAGTCGGCGCTCAAGGACCACGTCTGGCAGAACACCTCGTCCTTCATCCTGGGTCAGCGGTCGATGGACGAATGGGACGACTACGTCGCGGAGCTCGAGGGGATGAACATGACGGCATACCTCGACATCGTCAACGCCGCTCAGAAGCGGTACGCCGAGAACAACTGA
- a CDS encoding beta-galactosidase has translation MSKFPYGGDYNPEQWSEEVWDDDHRAFDLAGIDLLTVGVFSWSLSQPDEETYDFSVLDRIIDRAHAEGRKVCLATGTAAVPPWLATAYPDVCRVDFEGRRHVYGVRHNACTSSPNYRRLATAMAGRIAERYAGHPAVVAWHINNEYGGLCYCGSCAAEFRLWLRDRYGSLDRLNDAWNADFWSHRFTDWGQIVPPNILSEHWKSPDHTAFQGITLDYHRFNTDNILRSFREEKAAIREHSDLPATTNMMAIYRHLDYHRWADDLDFASWDNYPTDGSPVSRQALSHALMRGIKGGQPFWLMEQTPTMTSTRDYNPVKRPGQMRLWSWQAVAHGSDSVLFFQMRHSKGASEKYHGAVLNHAGRTDTRAFREVAELGAELAAVGDRLLGSRTPARVAVLFDWDSWWALEISDGPSRFVKYEKQMVQYHEALWQAGAVLDVVPVTADLSGYDVVVAPFLHMVKGDTAARLEAVARRGGTVVTTVLSGRVDEDDNAFLLDVPGPLARIVGVRVDETDSLPPAQTNTVVLSRPGEPEVPSEASLVFDLVIPQGAEPVGSYTQDFYAGTPAVTRNGIGDGSAWYVGACLDQRGVDWVIRHALAEQGLLGVFADVQDLEHTTRQIGGRRYEFVLNHSGVDVEVHSPFTGTDILSGRAVTAGEPLRLAVNGVAVIEAG, from the coding sequence ATGAGCAAGTTTCCCTATGGAGGCGACTACAACCCCGAGCAATGGAGCGAGGAGGTGTGGGACGACGACCACCGCGCGTTCGACCTCGCGGGCATCGACCTGCTGACCGTCGGGGTGTTCTCCTGGTCGCTCTCGCAGCCGGATGAGGAGACCTACGACTTCTCGGTGCTGGACCGCATCATCGATCGGGCCCACGCCGAGGGGCGGAAGGTGTGCCTGGCCACGGGCACCGCCGCAGTGCCGCCGTGGCTCGCGACCGCGTACCCCGATGTGTGCCGCGTCGACTTCGAGGGGCGCCGCCACGTCTACGGCGTGCGGCACAACGCCTGCACGAGCTCGCCGAATTACCGCCGGCTCGCCACGGCGATGGCGGGCCGGATCGCCGAGAGGTACGCCGGTCATCCCGCGGTCGTGGCGTGGCACATCAACAACGAGTACGGCGGGCTGTGCTACTGCGGATCGTGCGCGGCGGAGTTCCGCCTCTGGCTGCGCGACCGGTACGGATCGCTCGACCGCCTCAACGACGCGTGGAACGCCGACTTCTGGTCGCACCGGTTCACGGACTGGGGTCAGATCGTGCCGCCGAACATCCTGTCCGAGCACTGGAAGAGCCCGGACCACACGGCGTTCCAGGGGATCACGCTGGACTATCACCGGTTCAACACCGACAACATCCTGCGCTCCTTCCGCGAGGAGAAGGCGGCGATCCGCGAGCACTCGGATCTTCCTGCCACCACCAACATGATGGCGATATACCGTCACCTCGACTACCACCGGTGGGCGGACGACCTGGACTTCGCCTCGTGGGACAACTACCCCACCGACGGGTCGCCGGTCTCGCGTCAGGCGCTCAGCCACGCGCTCATGCGCGGGATCAAGGGCGGCCAGCCGTTCTGGCTCATGGAGCAGACGCCGACCATGACGTCCACGCGCGACTACAACCCCGTCAAGCGGCCGGGCCAGATGAGGCTCTGGTCGTGGCAGGCCGTGGCCCACGGCTCGGACTCGGTGCTGTTCTTCCAGATGCGGCACAGCAAGGGTGCGTCCGAGAAGTATCACGGCGCGGTGCTGAACCACGCGGGCCGCACCGATACCCGGGCGTTCCGCGAGGTCGCCGAGCTCGGCGCCGAGCTCGCGGCGGTCGGAGACCGGCTGCTGGGGTCGCGGACGCCGGCGCGGGTCGCCGTGCTCTTCGACTGGGACTCGTGGTGGGCCCTCGAGATCTCGGACGGCCCCAGCCGGTTCGTCAAGTACGAGAAGCAGATGGTCCAGTATCACGAGGCCCTCTGGCAGGCCGGCGCGGTGCTCGACGTCGTGCCGGTCACCGCCGACCTGTCGGGGTACGACGTCGTGGTCGCGCCCTTCCTCCACATGGTGAAGGGCGACACGGCCGCCCGGCTCGAAGCGGTCGCACGGCGCGGTGGCACGGTGGTGACCACCGTGCTCTCCGGGCGTGTGGACGAGGACGACAACGCCTTCCTCCTCGACGTTCCCGGCCCCCTCGCCCGGATCGTCGGGGTGCGGGTCGACGAGACCGATTCGCTGCCGCCGGCGCAGACGAACACCGTGGTGCTCTCGCGCCCCGGCGAGCCCGAGGTGCCCAGCGAGGCCTCCCTCGTCTTCGATCTGGTGATTCCGCAGGGTGCCGAGCCGGTCGGGTCCTACACGCAGGACTTCTACGCGGGGACCCCCGCCGTCACCCGGAACGGGATCGGCGACGGCTCGGCCTGGTACGTCGGCGCCTGCCTGGACCAGCGCGGGGTCGACTGGGTGATCCGCCACGCCCTCGCCGAGCAGGGGCTGCTCGGCGTCTTCGCCGACGTCCAGGACCTCGAACACACGACGCGCCAGATCGGCGGGCGCCGGTACGAGTTCGTGCTCAACCACAGCGGGGTCGACGTGGAGGTCCACTCCCCGTTCACCGGGACGGACATCCTTTCGGGGCGCGCCGTGACCGCCGGGGAGCCGCTGCGGCTCGCGGTGAACGGCGTCGCCGTGATCGAGGCCGGCTGA
- a CDS encoding DUF624 domain-containing protein, producing MTTPASSSDPRQGAFWRATTVVYWFVVVECCFLLAAAPGLAGVLLLERHPSNIPLYALCLVPLGPAFAAAVSTMAARASADETNVWPRYWRAYVRNLVDVLWVWIPALALATVLGTTVAFGASVGVDLFFGGAAIVLLVALALWSSHALVIASFFRFRARDIARLALYYLAAKPLVTLGAASYLVLAIALVTFGSDWMLALAAVVFAALAGANARPMIADVRARFTTDAE from the coding sequence GTGACCACTCCCGCGTCGTCCTCGGATCCCCGCCAGGGCGCGTTCTGGCGCGCCACGACGGTGGTGTACTGGTTCGTCGTCGTCGAGTGCTGCTTCCTGCTCGCTGCCGCCCCGGGGCTCGCCGGCGTCCTTCTGCTCGAGCGTCATCCGAGCAACATCCCGCTCTACGCGCTGTGCCTCGTGCCGCTCGGCCCCGCGTTCGCGGCAGCCGTGTCGACGATGGCGGCACGGGCGTCGGCCGACGAGACGAACGTCTGGCCCCGGTACTGGCGGGCGTACGTCCGCAACCTCGTCGACGTGCTGTGGGTCTGGATCCCCGCCCTCGCGCTCGCGACGGTGCTCGGCACCACCGTGGCGTTCGGCGCGTCGGTGGGGGTGGACCTGTTCTTCGGAGGGGCTGCGATCGTGCTGCTGGTCGCCCTCGCGCTGTGGTCGTCGCACGCCCTGGTGATCGCGTCGTTCTTCCGCTTCCGAGCGCGCGACATCGCGCGCCTCGCGCTGTACTACCTCGCCGCCAAGCCGCTGGTGACGCTCGGCGCCGCCTCGTACCTCGTGCTGGCCATCGCGCTCGTGACGTTCGGATCGGACTGGATGCTCGCGCTCGCCGCCGTCGTCTTCGCGGCTCTCGCGGGCGCGAACGCGCGTCCGATGATCGCCGACGTCAGGGCGCGGTTCACCACCGACGCGGAGTGA
- a CDS encoding alpha-glucuronidase → MTSDAPAPSRSLREHPMWLPDDRFAALGGRTVSVLGEGDVLDTVRAEAARAGMTQAASTPDILILSAGDAAAHGLGDLPTADLGAEGFVHHVREGRVVVAYGGPSGALYGWFHHVRHLALGGGDGTTRHEPLHELRMLDHWDNVAVHPHMGQVERGYADGSIFYREGMLRDDLSRVERYARLLASIGINRVTINNVNVGRREARLLTDDLGSVERLAAIFRPWGIRTHLSVNFASPLTLGDLDTSDPLEPAVQRWWTDAAARVYARIPDFGGFLVKADSEGQPGPYAYGRDHADGANMLARALASHGGLVHWRAFVYNHRQDWRDRTTDRARAAYDTFAPLDGRFDDNVVLQVKYGPLDFQVREPVSPVIPAMTRTRVALELQVTQEYTGQQQHAVYLGPQWSEILAFRPTGDDGPMLAEIVAGGIAAVSNVGADAFWTGHPLAQANLYAYGRLAWDPALEPGTILDEWIALTFGHDETARRGIRSILDDSWRTYESYTAPLGVCFMVSPLNRHYGPDVDGYEYSAWGTYHFADRDGIGVDRTVAGGTGYAGQYAEPWASRYESLDTVPDELILFFHHVPYTHRLHSGRTVIQHIYDTHFAGVERVREMVAAWDALEGRLPDDLHARGRERFAEQLRSAVEWRDQINTYFWRKSGIADEAGRTIF, encoded by the coding sequence ATGACTTCCGACGCACCCGCACCCAGCCGTTCGCTGCGCGAGCATCCGATGTGGCTGCCCGACGATCGCTTCGCGGCGCTCGGCGGCCGCACCGTCTCGGTCCTTGGCGAAGGGGACGTGCTCGACACCGTCCGCGCCGAGGCGGCGCGGGCCGGCATGACCCAGGCCGCCTCCACTCCCGACATCCTGATCCTGTCCGCCGGCGACGCGGCCGCCCACGGCCTCGGCGATCTGCCGACCGCCGACCTCGGCGCGGAGGGCTTCGTCCACCATGTGCGGGAGGGCCGGGTTGTGGTCGCGTACGGCGGCCCGAGCGGTGCGCTCTACGGCTGGTTCCACCACGTGCGCCACCTCGCACTCGGCGGCGGCGACGGCACGACGCGGCACGAACCGCTGCACGAGCTGCGGATGCTCGACCATTGGGACAACGTCGCGGTCCACCCCCACATGGGTCAGGTCGAGCGCGGCTACGCCGACGGCTCGATCTTCTACCGGGAGGGGATGCTGCGTGACGACCTCTCGCGCGTCGAGCGCTATGCGCGGCTCCTCGCGTCGATCGGCATCAACCGCGTCACGATCAACAACGTCAACGTCGGGCGACGCGAAGCGCGCCTGCTCACCGACGATCTCGGCAGCGTCGAGCGTCTTGCCGCGATCTTCCGGCCGTGGGGTATACGGACGCACCTGTCGGTCAACTTCGCCTCACCGCTGACCCTGGGCGACCTGGACACCTCGGATCCGCTCGAGCCCGCGGTGCAGCGGTGGTGGACGGATGCCGCCGCCCGTGTCTACGCGCGGATCCCGGACTTCGGCGGGTTCCTGGTGAAAGCCGACTCGGAGGGACAGCCGGGACCCTACGCGTACGGGCGCGACCACGCCGACGGCGCGAACATGCTCGCCCGTGCACTGGCGTCGCACGGCGGCCTCGTGCACTGGCGCGCCTTCGTCTACAACCATCGCCAGGACTGGCGCGACCGCACGACCGACCGGGCGCGCGCCGCCTACGACACCTTCGCGCCCCTCGACGGACGCTTCGACGACAACGTCGTACTCCAGGTGAAGTACGGTCCGCTCGACTTCCAGGTGCGGGAGCCGGTCTCCCCCGTCATCCCGGCCATGACCCGCACGCGCGTGGCCCTCGAGCTGCAGGTGACCCAGGAGTACACCGGCCAGCAGCAGCACGCGGTCTACCTGGGCCCGCAGTGGAGCGAGATCCTCGCGTTCCGGCCGACCGGCGACGACGGGCCCATGCTCGCCGAGATCGTCGCCGGCGGGATCGCAGCGGTGTCCAACGTCGGGGCCGACGCGTTCTGGACGGGCCACCCGCTCGCGCAGGCCAACCTGTACGCCTACGGGCGGCTGGCCTGGGATCCGGCGCTCGAGCCCGGGACGATCCTGGACGAGTGGATCGCGCTCACCTTCGGTCACGATGAGACGGCGCGCCGCGGCATCCGCTCGATCCTCGACGACTCCTGGCGGACGTACGAGTCGTACACCGCTCCCCTCGGCGTGTGCTTCATGGTGAGCCCGTTGAACCGCCACTACGGCCCCGACGTCGACGGCTACGAGTACTCCGCGTGGGGCACCTATCACTTCGCCGATCGCGACGGCATCGGCGTCGACCGGACGGTCGCCGGCGGCACCGGATACGCAGGCCAGTACGCCGAGCCGTGGGCCAGCCGGTACGAGTCGCTCGACACGGTGCCCGACGAGCTGATCCTCTTCTTCCATCACGTGCCCTACACCCACCGGCTCCACAGCGGCCGGACGGTCATCCAGCACATCTACGACACCCACTTCGCCGGCGTCGAGCGCGTGCGCGAGATGGTGGCGGCGTGGGACGCGCTGGAGGGCCGTCTGCCGGACGACCTCCACGCCCGCGGGCGGGAGCGCTTCGCGGAGCAGCTGCGTTCGGCGGTCGAGTGGCGCGATCAGATCAACACGTACTTCTGGCGCAAGTCCGGCATCGCCGACGAGGCCGGGCGAACGATCTTCTGA
- the manD gene encoding D-mannonate dehydratase ManD: MTAVARIRSAEVLVTSPSRNFVTLRITTDDGVVGLGDATLNGRELAVASYLRDHVVPLLIGRDAHRIEDTWQFLYRSAYWRRGPITMSAVAAVDMALWDIKGRLAGMPVHQLLGGASRDGCLAYAHASGADLEDLGDSVRARLDEGYRAIRLQVAVPGMGGGYGIASARASGGRYTYEPAKRAGLHIEEGWDSRRYLRYAPELFEWARAEFGPEVMLLHDVHHRLTPIEAARLGRALEPYDLFWLEDCTPAENQESLRLVRRHTTTPLAIGEVLNSVWDFRTLIQEQLIDYVRASVTHTGGITHLKRLFDFAGQYQIKSGSHGPTDISPVGMSAALHVGLAIHNFGIQEHMAHHELTHEVFRTSYRFADGFLHPGDAPGLGVDYDDAAAERFSYEPAFLPAARLVDGTVHDW, from the coding sequence ATGACGGCGGTCGCGCGCATCCGATCGGCGGAAGTGCTGGTCACCAGTCCGTCGCGCAACTTCGTCACCCTTCGCATCACCACCGACGACGGCGTGGTGGGCCTCGGCGACGCCACGCTCAACGGCCGCGAGCTCGCCGTCGCGTCGTACCTGCGCGATCACGTCGTGCCGCTCCTCATCGGGCGGGACGCGCACCGCATCGAAGACACCTGGCAGTTCCTCTACCGCTCCGCGTACTGGCGCCGCGGGCCGATCACGATGAGTGCCGTCGCCGCGGTCGACATGGCGCTGTGGGACATCAAGGGCAGGCTCGCGGGCATGCCGGTCCACCAACTGCTGGGCGGAGCGTCCCGCGACGGGTGCCTCGCCTACGCCCACGCGTCGGGCGCCGACCTGGAGGACCTCGGCGACTCCGTCCGCGCACGCCTCGACGAGGGGTACCGCGCGATCCGGCTCCAGGTCGCGGTGCCCGGGATGGGCGGCGGGTACGGCATCGCCTCCGCACGCGCGAGCGGCGGTCGCTACACCTACGAGCCGGCGAAGCGCGCGGGGCTCCACATCGAGGAGGGGTGGGACTCGCGTCGCTACCTGCGATACGCCCCCGAGCTCTTCGAATGGGCACGCGCTGAGTTCGGACCCGAGGTGATGCTCCTGCACGACGTCCACCATCGCCTCACTCCCATCGAGGCGGCGCGGCTCGGGCGGGCGCTCGAGCCGTACGACCTGTTCTGGCTGGAGGACTGCACCCCCGCCGAGAACCAGGAGTCGCTCCGGCTCGTGCGCCGGCACACGACGACGCCACTCGCGATCGGCGAGGTGCTGAACTCGGTATGGGACTTCCGGACCCTCATCCAGGAGCAGCTCATCGACTACGTCCGCGCCTCGGTCACCCACACGGGCGGCATCACGCACCTGAAGCGGCTGTTCGACTTCGCCGGGCAGTACCAGATCAAGTCGGGAAGCCACGGTCCCACCGACATCTCGCCGGTGGGGATGTCGGCCGCCCTGCATGTGGGTCTCGCGATCCACAACTTCGGCATCCAGGAGCACATGGCGCACCACGAGCTCACCCACGAGGTCTTCCGCACGTCGTACCGCTTCGCGGACGGCTTCCTGCACCCGGGCGACGCCCCGGGTCTGGGCGTCGACTACGACGACGCCGCCGCCGAGCGCTTCAGCTACGAACCCGCGTTCCTGCCTGCGGCGAGGCTGGTCGACGGCACCGTGCACGACTGGTGA